From a single Nicotiana tabacum cultivar K326 chromosome 8, ASM71507v2, whole genome shotgun sequence genomic region:
- the LOC107791650 gene encoding uncharacterized protein LOC107791650, with amino-acid sequence MAGLIETIAVPRASALPSASLAPIAGSSLSGRRSSVRFSVFKGLKIQQTRSSSVSFSSISKSVPRRGGIVCEAQDTAVLVPPVNDQTWESLVIGSDVPVLVEFWAPWCGPCRMIHPTVDELAQEFAGKFKFYKVNTDESPAIATRYGIRSIPTVMIFKDGEKKDTVIGAVPKTTLTTSIEKFL; translated from the exons ATGGCCGGTTTAATTGAAACTATTGCAGTTCCTCGCGCCTCTGCTCTGCCGTCGGCATCGTTGGCTCCTATCGCCGGTTCTTCCCTCTCCGGCCGTCGGTCCTCTGTTAGATTCTCCGTATTCAAGGGGCTTAAGATCCAGCAGACTCGTTCATCATCAGTGTCCTTCAGCTCAATCTCTAAATCAGTTCCCCGTAGAGGAGGAATCGTTTGTGAGGCTCAGGACACTGCCGTTCTAG TGCCTCCTGTTAATGATCAAACATGGGAGTCACTTGTGATTGGGTCGGATGTGCCTGTTCTAGTTGAATTTTGGGCTCCGTGGTGTGGTCCATGCCGAATGATTCACCCTACTGTTGACGAACTAGCACAGGAATTTGCTGGCAAGTTTAAATTCTACAAGGTGAACACAGATGAAAGTCCGGCTATTGCTACCAGATATGGGATCCGAAGTATCCCAACCGTCATGATTTTCAAGGATGGAGAGAAGAAAGATACAGTTATTGGTGCAGTCCCTAAAACTACCTTGACGACCTCCATAGAAAAATTCTTGTAA